The nucleotide window GACGATGACCGACTACTCCAACGAAGAGCAGCGAATTCTCTCGTACCTCCGAGAGAGTGCCGCCCGAGGTGAACAGTACTTCCGGGCGAAAAACATCGCCGACGCGATCGGGCTGTCATCGAAACAGGTCGGCGTTCGGCTCCCCCACCTCGCGGAAAAATCGGACGACGTCGACATCGAAAAGTGGGGTCGCGCTCGCTCGACCACGTGGAAAGTTACCCTTAGCTGAGCTCTTTGCACGCGGCCTCGCGCTCGGTGTTCGAGCTGGGCCGCGGTCTTTTTATTACAGACGGTCCCAGTTAGTGGCATGACTGTACGGGTCGACCGTTCGTTCGAGCTGTCGGCAACCCCCGAAGACGTCTGGGCGTTTATTGCCGATCCGAAAAACCGTGCGCGGGCGATCAGCGTCGTCCAGGAGTACACCGTCGACGATCCGGACGGTCGGCGAGTGACCTGGCACGTCGAACTCCCGATC belongs to Natronorubrum aibiense and includes:
- a CDS encoding DUF7123 family protein; its protein translation is MTDYSNEEQRILSYLRESAARGEQYFRAKNIADAIGLSSKQVGVRLPHLAEKSDDVDIEKWGRARSTTWKVTLS